The DNA region AGTCGGCGTCGGTGCGGGCGAGCAGGCGCGCCCCGGCCGCGATGGCGTGGCGCATGCCGGTGTCGGCGGCCGCTCCGGTGCCCTTGCGGTCCTCGGTGACGATCTCGATGCGCGGGTCCGGGTGGGCCGCGGCGAAGTCGCGCACCACTTTCGCGGTGGCGTCGGTGGAGTTGTTGTCCACCACCAGCAGGGTGAAGTCGCGGTCGTGCTGGCCGGCGAGAGCGGCCAGGGTGGCGGTGATGCCGTGTTCCTCGTTGTAGGCGGGCACGATCACCCACAGGTCGTTCATGGCCACTCCCTGCTGAATTACTTACCGCTGCTTATGGTTTCGGCAGGCGGTACGCGATGGCGGCGGCCGACGGGCCCGCTCCCGCGGCCACGAACAAGGCTACGTCGGCATGCTCGAGCTTGCCGCTGTCGCGGGCTGCCAGGTAGGCGACGGGCAGCGCCGAGGTGTGCGCGTCGCCGTCGGTGTCATCGGCGCTGATCGCGTCGGGGGCGATGCCCAGGCGCTCGGCGAGCAGGGCGGGGAAGCCAGGGGTGGGCCGCCCGCAGATGAGGACGGTGCGCTCCAGGGGTGCGTCGGCGACCTCGAGGGCTTCGGTGGCGGCCGAGATCGCGTGCTGCAGTAGCGCTTCGATGTCGCCGGGGCGGTCGACGGTGATCGAGGACCGGCCGGTCGTGCCCATCTCGGCCAGTCGCACGAACCCCTCCGCCGCGGGCCGCCCGTCGGTGGCGCTGATGTGCAGCGCCCCGAAACCGGCCGCGCCGGAAGTCTGCTCCAGCAGCATCGCCGCGCCCACCGGCTTGATCGGGAATCCCGGCTGCGGCGCCGGCGATTTCGACGGATGCGCGTCACCGGACACCAGCAACACCCGGTGCACGGTCGGCGCCTCCAGCAGCGCCTGACCGACCTGGATGGCATTGAGGATGCCGCAGGCCCCGTTCATCAGGTCGAAGGACAGGCACGGCACATCACCGCTGCGATACTCCAGCCCGATGCCCGCCTGCTGCTGAATCAGCGCGGACATGGCCGGTTCCACCATGTTCGAATCACGGTAGACGCCGGTATTGATCAACGCGTCGATCTGCTCGGGCGTACTGCCCGCCTCCGCGATGGCCCGGCGCGCCGCGGCCGCCGCCTGCTCGATCGAGCTGCCGCCGCCGATTTCGGTGGCAATGGCAGAAATAACGATTCCCATGCTGCCTCACACCCGCAGATCGCCGAGCGTCACCGACAGGAACCCCGCCACCACACCGGAGGCCGCGGGCACCATCAGTACTTTCTCCCCGGACGCTATCCGCTGTTGTTTGAGCGCGTCGTGCAAAACCACGAAATGCGAGGTGGACGCGGTATTGCCGTACCGATCGAGCACCATGAGCGCGGGCGGCACCGGGGCGTCGAATTCGCGTTCGGCGATCTTCGACACCAATTCCACCGCGGGCGCGCTGAATTGATGATGAATCACGTGGTCGTAGCCTTCCGCCGCGAAACTGCTGCCCTGCGCGGCGAGGACATCGCGCTGCCGGGTGGTCCACAGCAGGTAGCGGGCTTCGTTGTGCATGGCCCGGTTGTCGGTGTAGAGCGCGATGCCGGAACTGCGGTCACTCGGCATGCCCAGGCACAGCTGCGCGAAACCGGCGCTGGTATTGAGTTCGATGTGGTCGATGCCCTCGTCCGCGCTGCCCTCGCCGTCCAGCACGACTGCGGCCGCGCCGTCGCCGACGGTCAGGGAGGCGAACTGCGGATCATATTTCTCCGACATCTCCCGTACCGCGGTATCGGAGATGGGGGTGATGTACTCGCCCGAGACCACCAGGCCGCGTTTCACGATGCCCGCGCGAATCATGCGGTCCAGCACCAGAACTCCGCTCATCATGCCCGCGCAGGCATTGGAGACGTCGAAGTGGATGGCCCCGGTGGCGCCGAGTTCATTGCGCAGCAGGAGCGCGAACGAGGGCTCCACCCAGAATTCGTCACCGTGAATTCGCGTGATGGAGCAGGAGATGACGATATCCAGATCGGCCGCGTCGTAGCGCGAATTGTCCAGGGCGGTCCGGGCCGCGGCCATCGCCACGGTGAAGGAATCCTCGTCCGCCGCGCAGCGGCGGCGGTGCCGCACGCCGCTGATGCGTTCCAGGTCGATGGGGGAGTCGACGGCCAGCTGGGCCAGCAACTCCGCGGTCGATGTCTCGGTGGCGGGCAGGTAGGAACCGACCGCCTCGATTCGTGATCTCACCATCTGCATCGCTCCAAGCCGCCCTCGGTTGCGGGGGACGCTAGCAGTGCGCGGTGCTCGGAATCCGGTTTTGAAAAATCCGTGATTCAGATCATGGGAGGTGAACCGCGAAGCGGCACAACACAACTACGACCGGTCAGGCACGACGCGCGAAACGACCCGGCCCGGCCTGATCCCGCGGGGTGACCGTGATGGTGTCCAGATTGACGTGCGGCGGGCGCGAGGCCACGAAACCCACCACCTCCGCGATGTCCTGCGCCACCAGCGGATCGATGCCCTGATAGACGCTCGCCGCCCGGTCCGCGTCACCGGCGAAACGCACCAGCGAGAACTCCGTCTCCACCGCGCCCGGCGCGATCTCGGTCAACCGCACCGGCTGACCGAGCAGCTCACCGCGCAGCGTCCGATGCAGCACCGCCTGCGCGTGCTTGGCCGAGGTGTAGCCGGAACCGTTGTCGTAGGCGTGGAAGGCGGCGATCGAGGTGATGGTGACGATCAGGCCGTTCCCCGACGCGATCAGCTTGGGCAGCAGCGCCTTGGTGAGCCGCAGCGTGCCCAGCACATTGGTCTCCCACATCCAGCGCCAGTCGTCCAGATCGGCCTCCGACACCGGGGCCAGGCCCTTCGCGCCGCCGGCATTGTTGACCAGTACCTCGCAGTGCTCGACCGCGTCGGTGAACGCGCGCACCGACGCCTCGTCGGTCACGTCCAGCGCCAGCGCGGTGCCGCCGATCTCCTCGGCCAGCTTCTCCAGCCGCTCGACCCGCCGGGCTCCCACATAGACGTGATACCCCTGCTTGGCGAGTTCACGGGCGGTTGCCTCGCCGATACCCGAACTGGCTCCGGTCACCACAGCGGTACGAGTGCTCATGCCTCTGAGCTTAGGCAGGGCGTGTCGCCGGTGGGTCGCGGGTGGTTAGCCTCACTGCTATGGCCATTCGGGAAGCAGTGAGCGCGGACGGCACGACCATCGTCTACCGGGTGACCGGTCCGGAAGGGGCGCGACCTCTGGTCCTGCTGCACGGCTGGTCGGGCAACCTGCTCTGCTGGGGACGGGCCGCCGACCTGCTCGCCGAACAGTTCCGGGTGATCGCGGTCGACCTGCGCGGGCACGGCTACTCCGACGCCCCCGAGACCGGCTACGACGACCCGAAGAACTGGGCCGCCGACATCGCCGCCGTACTGGCCGCCGAGGAGATCGCCGCCGGTGCGCTGCTGCTCGGCTGGTCCTACGGCGGCATCGTCGCCTCCGACTACCTCACCGCCCACGGCACCGCCGCCCTCGCGGGCGTCGTGTACACCGGTTCACAGGCGAATATCGGCCGCGGCGTCCCGGGCGCGGAAACCGGCCCCGGCATGGGCAAGGCCATTCCCGACGTCTTCGACGAGAGCGCGGGCAAGGCCATGCGCGGTTTCGCCGCCTTCGGCAACGCCAACACCGGCCCCGGCCGCGACAAGGGCCCCGACGCCCAGCGGCTCTTCGGCGTCAGCATCGCCACCCTGCCGCGGGTGCGCAAGGCGCTGTTCTATCGGACCGTCGACAACACCGACACCCTGCGTGGCCTCGACATCCCGGTGCTCGTCCTGCACGGCACCGCCGATCCGGTGGTCCCCATCGAGAACGGCCGCCACATCGCCGCCAGCGCCCCTGACGTGCGGACCTCCTATTGGGAGGGCGCTCAGCACGGCCTGTTCATCGAGGATCCGGAGCGATTCGCCGCCGAGATCACCGCCTTCGCGACGGACCTGCGTCGATAGCGGAGTTGCATTCACCCTGACGAATATCCTTGTGAGTCAGGTCACTTGGGAAGGTAACCCGTGCATGAGGCGTTGTATACCCCGTGCACACTGAAGTGGTGAGTCAACGCGGAGACCTACGGCCGAATCGGATTGCCGTGCTATCCGTGCACACCTCGCCCCTGGCGCAGCCCGGCACCGGCGACGCGGGCGGCATGAACGTCTACGTCCTGCAGACGGCCGTCGAGCTCGCCCGCCGCGGCACCGAGGTGGAGATCTTCACCCGCGCCACCTCCTCCAATGACGAACCCGTCGTCGAGGCCGCGCCCGGCGTGCTGGTCCGCAATGTGGTCGCCGGGCCCTTCGAAGGGCTCGACAAGTTCGACCTGCCGACCCAGCTGTGCCCGTTCGCCGCCGAGGTGCTGCGCACCGAGGCCCGCAACCTGCCCGGCCACTACGACCTGATCCACTCGCACTACTGGCTGTCTGGCCAGGTGGGTTGGCTCGCGCGGGACCGCTGGCGGGTGCCGATGGTGCACACCGCGCACACCCTGGCCGCGGTCAAGAACGCCTTCTTGGCCGAGGGCGACTGTCCCGAGCCCGCGGTCCGCGAGATCGGCGAGAAGCAGATCGTCGCCGAGGCCGACCGGCTGGTCGCCAACACCGGGGAGGAAGCCCGCCAGCTCGTCGAGCTGTACGGCGCCGACCCCGACCACATCGACGTGGTGTTGCCCGGCGCCGACCTCACCCGCTACCACCC from Nocardia tengchongensis includes:
- a CDS encoding 3-oxoacyl-ACP synthase III family protein is translated as MVRSRIEAVGSYLPATETSTAELLAQLAVDSPIDLERISGVRHRRRCAADEDSFTVAMAAARTALDNSRYDAADLDIVISCSITRIHGDEFWVEPSFALLLRNELGATGAIHFDVSNACAGMMSGVLVLDRMIRAGIVKRGLVVSGEYITPISDTAVREMSEKYDPQFASLTVGDGAAAVVLDGEGSADEGIDHIELNTSAGFAQLCLGMPSDRSSGIALYTDNRAMHNEARYLLWTTRQRDVLAAQGSSFAAEGYDHVIHHQFSAPAVELVSKIAEREFDAPVPPALMVLDRYGNTASTSHFVVLHDALKQQRIASGEKVLMVPAASGVVAGFLSVTLGDLRV
- a CDS encoding SDR family NAD(P)-dependent oxidoreductase codes for the protein MSTRTAVVTGASSGIGEATARELAKQGYHVYVGARRVERLEKLAEEIGGTALALDVTDEASVRAFTDAVEHCEVLVNNAGGAKGLAPVSEADLDDWRWMWETNVLGTLRLTKALLPKLIASGNGLIVTITSIAAFHAYDNGSGYTSAKHAQAVLHRTLRGELLGQPVRLTEIAPGAVETEFSLVRFAGDADRAASVYQGIDPLVAQDIAEVVGFVASRPPHVNLDTITVTPRDQAGPGRFARRA
- a CDS encoding alpha/beta fold hydrolase, translating into MAIREAVSADGTTIVYRVTGPEGARPLVLLHGWSGNLLCWGRAADLLAEQFRVIAVDLRGHGYSDAPETGYDDPKNWAADIAAVLAAEEIAAGALLLGWSYGGIVASDYLTAHGTAALAGVVYTGSQANIGRGVPGAETGPGMGKAIPDVFDESAGKAMRGFAAFGNANTGPGRDKGPDAQRLFGVSIATLPRVRKALFYRTVDNTDTLRGLDIPVLVLHGTADPVVPIENGRHIAASAPDVRTSYWEGAQHGLFIEDPERFAAEITAFATDLRR